A window of the Hevea brasiliensis isolate MT/VB/25A 57/8 chromosome 6, ASM3005281v1, whole genome shotgun sequence genome harbors these coding sequences:
- the LOC110651826 gene encoding alpha carbonic anhydrase 7-like encodes MEKLAIKLLCSIFLISLLLHTLPARSQEVDDEREFDYDKNSEKGPARWGEIHPEWGNCSKGSMQSPIDLLNERVEVVSHLGRLNRSYKPSNATLKNRGHDMMLEWESGAGTLEINGTEYVLKQCHWHSPSEHTISGRKFALELHMVHESQDGKVAVVGIMYIIGRPDSFLSSITDHLRMVAGNGETETVVGVVNPKDIKIGSRKYYRYMGSLTTPPCTENVLWTIVRKVRTVTKEQVRLLRVAVHDDSDTNARPTQPTNGRPVQLYRPDENKDD; translated from the exons ATGGAAAAGCTAGCAATCAAGTTGTTGTGTtccattttcttgatttctcttCTCTTGCATACCCTCCCAGCAAGATCTCAAGAAGTTG ATGATGAGAGAGAATTTGATTACGACAAAAATAGTGAAAAGGGGCCAGCTCGATGGGGAGAGATTCATCCAGAATGGGGTAATTGTAGCAAAGGATCTATGCAGTCTCCTATTGATTTGCTGAACGAGAGAGTTGAAGTAGTTTCTCATTTAGGGAGACTTAACAGAAGCTACAAGCCTTCCAATGCCACTCTTAAGAACAGGGGCCATGATATGATG TTGGAATGGGAAAGTGGTGCAGGAACTCTTGAAATAAATGGAACTGAATATGTTCTCAAACAGTGTCATTGGCACTCTCCTTCTGAGCACACCATCAGTGGCAGGAAGTTTGCTCTAGAGCTGCATATGGTTCATGAGAGCCAAGATGGAAAGGTTGCTGTGGTTGGGATTATGTACATAATAGGAAGGCCAGACTCTTTCTTGTCATCT ATCACAGACCATTTAAGAATGGTGGCTGGCAACGGAGAAACAGAGACAGTGGTGGGTGTCGTTAACCCAAAAGACATCAAGATAGGTAGTAGAAAGTATTATAGATACATGGGATCTCTTACAACTCCTCCTTGCACTGAAAATGTCCTCTGGACCATTGTCAGAAAG GTGAGGACTGTTACCAAAGAACAAGTGAGATTGCTTCGCGTAGCGGTTCATGAT GACTCCGACACAAATGCAAGACCAACTCAGCCAACAAATGGACGTCCAGTGCAACTCTACAGACCagatgaaaataaagatgattaa